One stretch of Sediminispirochaeta bajacaliforniensis DSM 16054 DNA includes these proteins:
- a CDS encoding CheR family methyltransferase produces MERFLSEVQFKKFRDRIYDESGIHFSPSNRTILESRLKERLRKSGLETIDDYFKLISMKDEEMKILLDSVTTNLTRFFRNTAHFDTLKHYVIPDLVSFKREAGDKVVRIWSAGCSTGEEPYSIAMMLKDQLPAGFSGEVTASDLSLKSLMTAKEGFYPDNRMNGVPEHYLKRYFERVSNGYTVKDEIKKMVTFDYHNLKNDSGKRSLDVVFCRNVIIYFDEAAQQAVINKFWDALSRHSYLFIGHSESLFGMETKFEFLKTDWACIYRKFL; encoded by the coding sequence ATGGAAAGATTTCTTTCGGAAGTACAGTTTAAGAAATTTCGTGATCGTATTTACGACGAAAGCGGTATACACTTTTCCCCCTCGAATCGAACGATTCTCGAAAGCAGGCTGAAGGAACGTCTGCGAAAATCGGGACTGGAAACGATCGATGACTACTTTAAACTGATCAGCATGAAGGACGAGGAGATGAAAATTCTTCTCGACTCGGTGACGACGAACCTCACTCGGTTTTTTCGAAATACCGCTCATTTTGATACGCTGAAGCACTATGTCATTCCCGATCTCGTCTCTTTTAAGCGTGAGGCTGGTGATAAGGTTGTCAGAATATGGAGCGCAGGGTGTTCAACCGGTGAGGAACCCTATTCAATCGCAATGATGCTGAAGGATCAGTTGCCTGCAGGTTTTTCCGGGGAGGTTACCGCAAGCGATCTGAGTCTGAAATCACTCATGACGGCAAAAGAGGGGTTTTATCCGGATAATCGTATGAACGGGGTACCCGAGCATTATTTGAAACGCTATTTTGAGCGAGTCAGTAACGGCTATACGGTTAAGGATGAAATAAAAAAGATGGTGACCTTCGATTACCATAATCTGAAGAACGATAGCGGGAAACGAAGTCTCGATGTGGTATTTTGTCGTAACGTCATCATCTATTTTGATGAGGCCGCCCAACAGGCGGTCATCAATAAATTCTGGGATGCGCTCAGCCGCCATTCCTATCTTTTTATAGGGCACAGTGAATCCCTGTTCGGTATGGAAACAAAATTTGAATTTTTGAAAACCGACTGGGCCTGTATTTATCGGAAATTTTTGTAG
- a CDS encoding SoxR reducing system RseC family protein: protein MTETVTIVSISGRLANVTCLESDSCKGCAGNSFCNVKGRSFEAKVPRELAQSLIPGDKAEVLIPPGKTIFAGFMVLIVPLLLFIAGFLLASILIPDSGEGTQAIMGIIGLGLGFLLAFAYNKLTGTKNLPIVVGKVTE from the coding sequence ATGACGGAAACAGTAACGATAGTTTCAATTTCGGGACGACTTGCAAACGTCACTTGTTTGGAAAGCGACAGTTGCAAAGGCTGTGCCGGTAATTCATTTTGTAACGTGAAAGGACGCAGCTTCGAAGCGAAAGTTCCCAGAGAACTGGCCCAAAGCCTTATTCCGGGAGACAAAGCAGAGGTTTTGATTCCTCCCGGAAAGACCATTTTTGCAGGATTCATGGTATTGATAGTGCCGCTACTGCTTTTTATTGCCGGATTTCTGCTCGCATCAATTCTGATTCCGGACTCGGGCGAGGGGACTCAGGCTATTATGGGAATTATCGGGCTGGGACTGGGCTTTTTGCTTGCCTTTGCTTACAACAAACTGACGGGAACCAAAAACCTACCCATCGTTGTAGGAAAAGTCACGGAATAG
- a CDS encoding TIGR00282 family metallophosphoesterase, with amino-acid sequence MPVRVLYIGEIVGKPGIHCIKKALPLLKEQHRIDFVIANGEGATGGFGIGKNHSIQIHKLGVNVITAGEKVYYKKDMVTHIPKSPYLIRAANFPYGNPGRGWRTYTAGGMKLAVVVLLGQSGFQRVHPANPHLMLPQLASKLREEHDAIIVDFHACTTAEKANLFYRMDGEVAAILGSHTKTLSADERVLQGGTAVISDTGRTGSLFGIGGLEPQTEIGKFLTQIPERSKEYWEELELQGAVVEINEKGTANEIYTVRFPVSTENRMEDDS; translated from the coding sequence ATGCCAGTACGAGTCCTTTACATAGGCGAAATCGTCGGGAAACCCGGCATCCATTGCATAAAAAAGGCCCTCCCCCTCTTGAAAGAACAACATCGTATCGACTTTGTAATTGCCAATGGTGAGGGAGCCACAGGTGGTTTTGGTATTGGAAAAAATCATTCAATCCAGATCCACAAATTGGGAGTCAATGTCATTACGGCCGGTGAAAAGGTCTACTATAAAAAGGATATGGTCACCCATATTCCGAAGTCTCCCTACCTCATTCGGGCGGCCAATTTTCCCTACGGCAACCCGGGACGGGGATGGAGGACCTATACCGCAGGGGGGATGAAACTTGCCGTAGTAGTCCTTCTCGGTCAGTCGGGGTTTCAACGAGTTCATCCGGCAAATCCTCATCTCATGCTCCCTCAGCTGGCCTCCAAGCTGAGAGAAGAGCATGACGCGATCATCGTCGATTTTCATGCCTGCACGACGGCAGAGAAGGCAAACCTCTTCTATCGAATGGACGGAGAGGTAGCGGCAATCTTGGGTAGCCACACAAAAACTTTGTCGGCAGATGAACGAGTTTTACAAGGGGGAACAGCCGTTATCAGCGATACGGGCCGAACAGGAAGCCTTTTTGGTATCGGAGGACTCGAACCTCAAACAGAAATTGGCAAATTCCTTACCCAAATCCCGGAACGATCGAAAGAGTATTGGGAAGAGCTGGAGTTACAGGGTGCCGTTGTCGAAATAAACGAAAAGGGAACGGCAAACGAGATTTACACCGTCAGGTTTCCGGTTTCCACCGAAAACCGTATGGAGGATGATTCATGA
- a CDS encoding protein-glutamate methylesterase/protein-glutamine glutaminase — translation MICDDSALMRNLVGRMVEKAEGLELVGKAMNGKFLLQKIPRLNPDVIILDLEMPEMNGIEFLKERKRLGIDIPVVILSSIAKRGAKITMEALSLGASDFIMKPSGSVSEDIHLVEKQVVETVYAYGLQYRRSLSVAERKKRDQERPIPSPAERPIRKVERTIVPEILRSELVPGAGKLEPREVASPVARQDAGPLEICAIGISTGGPNALRNVFSELPADFPLPILVVQHMPAGFTLEFARSLDRICALEVKEAEEGDLVKRGRVLIAPGNFHIQVHRRRLAAVVSLSSADPVNGHRPSADVLFESVAEEFGGRALAVIMTGMGRDGARKIGEIHRKGGITIAQDAASSIVYGMPKVAAELGHIQHIVPLSEMASVLSTKAKEFSASIP, via the coding sequence ATGATATGTGATGATTCGGCTCTGATGAGGAATCTTGTCGGCAGAATGGTGGAAAAGGCGGAAGGGCTTGAGCTTGTCGGAAAAGCAATGAACGGCAAATTCTTGCTCCAGAAAATCCCGCGGCTGAACCCCGATGTGATTATCCTTGATCTAGAGATGCCGGAAATGAACGGTATCGAGTTTTTAAAAGAACGAAAGCGACTCGGAATTGATATTCCTGTTGTGATTCTTTCATCCATAGCGAAACGCGGTGCAAAGATAACCATGGAGGCGCTGTCTCTCGGTGCCTCCGACTTTATCATGAAGCCTTCCGGTTCCGTCAGCGAAGACATCCACCTGGTCGAAAAGCAGGTTGTGGAAACGGTGTATGCTTACGGCCTCCAGTACCGCCGGTCTCTGTCGGTTGCCGAAAGGAAAAAACGGGATCAGGAGCGGCCGATTCCTTCTCCTGCCGAACGGCCCATTCGAAAAGTAGAGCGTACTATCGTTCCTGAGATCCTGCGTTCCGAACTTGTTCCCGGTGCCGGAAAACTTGAACCGAGAGAAGTGGCCTCTCCAGTTGCCAGACAGGATGCCGGGCCTTTGGAAATTTGTGCCATCGGTATCTCTACCGGTGGCCCGAATGCCTTGCGTAACGTTTTCTCCGAGCTTCCTGCCGATTTCCCCCTTCCCATTTTGGTCGTCCAGCACATGCCTGCCGGTTTCACTCTGGAATTTGCCAGGAGTCTCGATCGAATCTGCGCTTTGGAGGTCAAAGAGGCCGAGGAAGGTGATTTGGTGAAACGGGGTAGGGTGCTTATTGCCCCTGGTAATTTTCATATCCAGGTGCACAGGCGGCGCCTTGCGGCGGTCGTTTCGCTTTCAAGCGCCGATCCCGTAAACGGCCATCGGCCTTCTGCCGATGTACTTTTTGAGTCGGTGGCTGAAGAGTTCGGGGGGAGGGCTCTTGCCGTCATCATGACCGGAATGGGACGTGACGGGGCTCGGAAGATTGGCGAAATCCACCGCAAAGGTGGAATTACCATTGCTCAGGACGCTGCTTCCAGTATCGTATACGGTATGCCAAAGGTTGCGGCGGAGCTAGGGCATATACAGCATATTGTCCCGCTTAGTGAGATGGCTTCGGTCCTTTCGACAAAGGCGAAAGAATTTTCCGCCTCTATTCCGTGA